In one window of Nocardiopsis aegyptia DNA:
- a CDS encoding ATP-binding cassette domain-containing protein, translating to MPSRRDDRTYTAFPRPGWPLLAGSLGLRWRALLRLAAWSMVESLPAALSGLVIARAIDGGFLAGDFRTGLLWLGLLFAVHGVGALATRFTLAATGSVVEPLRDDLLGAVVASAVHGDGVDRSIPDSAKVARVTEQVEEVRRTTGTLLSGARRFVFTLVATTVGLLALAPSVLAVALPPVLLAIVLFAALLGTLVRRQYAAVVANEAVARSAGEALAGSRDITASRSWEAVCADTAGDFRAERAADLAMARAVALRGALTSFGSYGPLLCALAAAPLLIGGADGLTVGALVGAISYLASNIEPVMRLLTEVLGGAGLVLVVSLRRLRDTCPEPSPSRVEDTPEAVGGSDASVEVDDVAFAYGGSGRPVLDGVRLRLRHGDHLAVVGPSGIGKSTLALLLAGLARPDRGVVRVGGADPADPDVRRTDLVCLIPQEAYVLTGTLRDNVGYLCEGAPDGHLLEALANVGAAELAERLGGLDAVVDPAALSNGQRQLVALARAYASPAPVVILDEATCHLAPSDERRAEEAFRARGGTLVVIAHRIDSARRAGTILLLDGSRPLAGTHEELLSASDLYTDLVGHGEVRLSRPVP from the coding sequence ATGCCGTCCAGGCGTGACGACCGCACGTATACGGCGTTCCCGCGGCCGGGATGGCCGCTCCTGGCCGGGTCCCTGGGCCTGCGGTGGAGAGCGCTCCTACGGCTGGCGGCCTGGTCGATGGTGGAGTCCCTGCCCGCCGCCTTGTCCGGTCTCGTGATCGCCCGGGCCATCGACGGTGGCTTCCTCGCCGGGGACTTCCGCACGGGCCTGCTCTGGCTCGGCCTGCTCTTCGCCGTGCACGGCGTCGGTGCCCTGGCCACCCGCTTCACCCTGGCCGCCACGGGCTCGGTGGTGGAACCGCTCCGCGACGACCTGCTCGGCGCCGTGGTGGCCTCGGCCGTGCACGGGGACGGCGTCGACCGGAGCATCCCCGACAGCGCGAAGGTGGCCCGCGTCACCGAGCAGGTGGAGGAGGTCCGGCGCACGACCGGAACCCTGCTCAGCGGCGCCCGACGGTTCGTCTTCACCCTCGTCGCCACCACGGTGGGCCTCCTCGCCCTGGCCCCGAGCGTGCTGGCCGTGGCCCTGCCCCCGGTGCTGCTGGCCATCGTGCTCTTCGCGGCCCTCCTGGGAACGCTGGTACGCCGCCAGTACGCGGCGGTGGTGGCCAACGAGGCCGTCGCCCGCTCCGCTGGTGAGGCCCTGGCGGGCAGCCGCGACATCACCGCCTCCCGCTCCTGGGAAGCGGTCTGCGCCGACACGGCCGGGGACTTCAGGGCGGAACGTGCCGCCGACCTGGCCATGGCCAGGGCCGTCGCCCTGCGCGGCGCCCTCACCTCCTTCGGCTCCTACGGTCCCCTCCTGTGCGCGCTGGCCGCTGCCCCACTGCTCATCGGCGGCGCGGACGGCCTGACGGTCGGAGCGCTCGTCGGGGCCATCAGCTACCTGGCCTCCAACATCGAACCCGTCATGCGTCTCCTCACCGAGGTGCTCGGCGGCGCGGGTCTGGTCCTGGTCGTGTCCCTGCGACGACTGCGCGACACCTGCCCCGAGCCCTCGCCGAGCCGGGTCGAGGACACACCTGAGGCCGTGGGCGGCAGCGATGCCTCCGTGGAGGTCGACGACGTCGCGTTCGCCTACGGGGGGAGCGGCCGACCCGTCCTCGACGGGGTGCGCCTGCGCCTGCGCCACGGCGACCACCTCGCCGTCGTCGGCCCGAGCGGCATCGGCAAGTCGACTCTGGCCCTGTTGCTCGCGGGCCTGGCCCGGCCGGACCGGGGCGTGGTGCGGGTGGGGGGCGCGGATCCCGCGGACCCGGATGTGAGACGGACCGACCTGGTGTGCCTCATACCCCAGGAGGCCTACGTGCTCACGGGGACCCTGCGCGACAACGTGGGCTACCTGTGCGAGGGCGCCCCTGACGGGCACCTCCTCGAAGCGCTGGCGAACGTGGGAGCCGCGGAGCTGGCGGAACGTCTGGGCGGACTGGACGCGGTGGTCGACCCCGCGGCGCTCTCGAACGGGCAGCGGCAGCTCGTCGCGCTCGCCCGCGCCTACGCGTCACCGGCGCCGGTGGTCATCCTGGACGAGGCCACCTGCCACCTCGCGCCGTCGGACGAGAGGCGCGCGGAGGAGGCCTTCCGTGCCCGCGGCGGAACCCTGGTGGTCATCGCCCACCGCATCGACTCGGCGCGCCGAGCGGGGACCATCCTCCTGCTGGACGGTTCGCGACCGCTGGCCGGCACGCACGAGGAGCTGCTGTCGGCCTCGGACCTGTACACGGACCTGGTGGGCCACGGGGAGGTCCGGCTCAGCCGTCCTGTCCCCTGA
- a CDS encoding ABC transporter ATP-binding protein: protein MTDRPADRLLVRTVRAHLGRNVLLTSLFLAGAGGALLVPSAVASAVDARLGGQGNGAVWWLGAVILLVACTNVATQAMTALCVADATVELRSRALGHLLRLSTTERERFSTGDLTMRITSAAGVAASIVALPGRFLASVTVSGGALVALWLVDPRIACTFLLGVPAAFLLMKVFVGRATPVLDRQLAVQGRISGLLLEVLTGIRSVRSAGSERRETARVLRPLPELRSAGEAMWDMQARVSWQAGLLAPAMQVLVLATAGYVLTTGGIGPGSLLAASGYTLLALGLFEQVAVFMGLAQTRAGARRLLEIEHASPMAYGDRELPPGPGSVRFRGVGVRGPEGALLAGVDLHVPGGAVVAVVGRSGAGKTLLASLAGRLRDPDEGRVEIDGVPLRELSAKALGEAVGWAFERPAHLGRTLADTIRLGNGDLELPQVVEAARRARADGFVRRLPRGYDTPPAEAPMSGGELQRLGLARAMAHQGRLLILDEAMSSLDSVTEHEITGVLDDALSDRTQIALVHRMSRAARADLVLWLDAGRVRAFAPHRELFHEPGYRELFGSEEPDAPHPSRTAGATDTKEPSDAVQA, encoded by the coding sequence GTGACCGACCGACCAGCCGACCGCCTGCTCGTGAGGACGGTGCGAGCGCACCTGGGACGCAACGTCCTGCTCACATCACTCTTCCTCGCCGGAGCCGGCGGCGCGCTCCTGGTCCCCTCCGCGGTCGCCTCCGCCGTCGACGCCCGACTCGGCGGCCAGGGGAACGGCGCCGTGTGGTGGCTCGGCGCGGTGATCCTCCTCGTCGCGTGCACCAACGTGGCCACCCAGGCGATGACCGCCCTGTGCGTCGCCGACGCCACCGTCGAGCTGCGGAGCCGGGCCCTGGGCCACCTGCTCCGCCTCAGCACCACCGAACGGGAGCGATTCAGCACCGGCGACCTGACCATGCGGATCACCTCCGCCGCGGGCGTGGCCGCCTCGATCGTGGCCCTGCCGGGACGCTTCCTGGCCTCGGTCACGGTCTCCGGAGGCGCGTTGGTCGCCCTGTGGCTCGTCGACCCCCGCATCGCCTGCACCTTCCTCCTCGGGGTCCCCGCGGCGTTCCTGCTCATGAAGGTCTTCGTCGGCAGGGCCACCCCCGTCCTCGACCGCCAGCTCGCCGTCCAGGGACGGATCTCCGGCCTTCTCCTCGAAGTGCTGACCGGCATCAGGTCGGTGCGCTCGGCGGGAAGCGAGCGCAGGGAGACCGCGCGCGTCCTGCGCCCGCTGCCCGAACTCCGCTCCGCGGGCGAGGCCATGTGGGACATGCAGGCGAGGGTGAGCTGGCAGGCCGGGCTCCTCGCACCCGCCATGCAGGTCCTGGTACTGGCCACCGCGGGGTACGTGCTCACCACAGGAGGAATCGGCCCGGGAAGCCTGCTCGCCGCCTCCGGTTACACCCTGCTCGCCCTCGGCCTCTTCGAACAGGTCGCGGTCTTCATGGGCCTGGCACAGACGCGCGCGGGCGCCCGCAGGCTCCTGGAGATCGAGCACGCGTCCCCCATGGCCTACGGGGACCGCGAGCTGCCGCCCGGACCGGGGTCGGTGCGGTTCCGCGGTGTCGGCGTGCGCGGACCCGAGGGCGCGCTGCTGGCGGGCGTCGACCTGCACGTGCCCGGCGGCGCCGTAGTGGCCGTCGTGGGCCGCTCCGGTGCCGGAAAGACCCTCCTGGCCTCCCTCGCGGGCCGTCTGCGCGACCCTGACGAGGGCAGAGTGGAGATCGACGGCGTGCCACTGCGCGAACTCTCCGCCAAGGCCCTGGGCGAGGCCGTGGGCTGGGCCTTCGAACGCCCGGCCCACCTGGGGCGCACCCTCGCCGACACCATCCGCCTCGGCAACGGCGACCTGGAGCTCCCACAGGTGGTGGAGGCCGCTCGACGGGCCCGCGCGGACGGGTTCGTCCGCCGCCTGCCACGGGGCTATGACACCCCTCCGGCGGAGGCGCCCATGTCCGGCGGCGAGCTGCAACGGCTCGGACTCGCCCGCGCCATGGCCCACCAGGGGCGTCTGCTGATCCTGGACGAGGCCATGTCCAGCCTGGACAGCGTTACGGAACACGAGATCACCGGGGTGCTCGACGACGCCCTGTCCGACCGGACCCAGATCGCCCTGGTCCACCGCATGTCCCGGGCGGCCCGGGCCGACCTGGTGCTGTGGCTGGACGCCGGCCGGGTGCGGGCCTTCGCGCCGCACCGTGAACTCTTCCATGAGCCTGGCTACCGAGAACTCTTCGGAAGCGAGGAACCGGACGCCCCACACCCGTCCCGAACCGCCGGGGCCACCGACACGAAGGAGCCCTCCGATGCCGTCCAGGCGTGA
- a CDS encoding SapB/AmfS family lanthipeptide has product MSYVLDLQSMDSAAAGDAPASWSPGSTISSFGCYSTASVAIC; this is encoded by the coding sequence ATGTCCTACGTCCTCGACCTGCAGTCCATGGATTCCGCGGCCGCGGGAGACGCCCCGGCGTCCTGGAGCCCGGGAAGCACGATCAGCAGCTTCGGCTGCTACTCCACCGCCAGCGTCGCCATCTGCTGA
- a CDS encoding SapB/AmfS family lanthipeptide, with product MSFVLDLQSLDNTPGEEALGPLSTESVFACASSTSFFWC from the coding sequence ATGTCGTTCGTACTGGACCTGCAGAGCCTCGACAACACACCCGGTGAGGAGGCACTCGGGCCGCTGAGCACCGAGAGCGTCTTCGCCTGCGCCAGCAGCACCAGCTTCTTCTGGTGCTGA
- a CDS encoding SapB/AmfS family lanthipeptide, which translates to MSFVLDLQAMPDHGGHELQLKPSTWSWFGCFSNASVAAC; encoded by the coding sequence ATGTCCTTCGTCCTGGACCTCCAGGCGATGCCCGATCACGGCGGCCACGAACTCCAGCTCAAGCCGAGCACGTGGAGCTGGTTCGGCTGCTTCAGCAACGCCAGCGTCGCCGCCTGCTGA
- a CDS encoding SapB/AmfS family lanthipeptide, which produces MSFVLDLQGVQVDAHDGVEAMGPSTVSPIFCLSSASVIAC; this is translated from the coding sequence ATGTCCTTCGTCCTCGACCTACAGGGCGTCCAGGTCGACGCCCACGACGGAGTGGAAGCCATGGGCCCGAGCACCGTCAGCCCCATCTTCTGCCTCAGCAGCGCGTCGGTCATCGCCTGCTAG
- the lanKC gene encoding class III lanthionine synthetase LanKC, whose protein sequence is MKLRYFEYCLADRLFYDEPNRWSSGEGTYHHASIPVPEGWATATKGPWFNFVKKDTALREQGWKVHVSANRETAQKVLDITADYCFANGIAFKFLAGESALISRNLKYADRGGSGKFVTIYPEDDAQLQRVLEELEGPLDGLGGAYILSDLRWKEGPLYVRYGGFSERYTRNELGEPVPAIEAPDGELVPDKRDPVFTCPDWVTVPDFLRPAVEERFRSRAPEGFPYTIDSALHFSNGGGIYLATRRDDPEGAKVVLKEARPHAGLDQIGRDAVSRLKREYEFLRKLADVDTVVGAHDYFELWEHHFLVQEYVEGTTLNKEMVARLPLIRPHQDDEALAEYTTWALDVAAQVESAVSGLHRAGIAFGDLHPNNVLLREDGRVCLVDFEISTYTDSEQRIGMGAPGFVPPDEREAVAADRYALACIKLALFLPVTVLLTLDARSAPRLVEEVEQRFPVPEGWGEGVLADIDLGPSTWAGTEPEMERSHELILGGGERRPDWPALEEAVGRGVWANATPHRNDRLFPGDVGQFDFGGLGMAYGAAGVLYAMDAAGQGRRPEHEDWLVRRVREHRGPHRLGFYDGLHGIAFALDSLGRTAEAHEFLETAQSDGQVAMSHELFGGLSGVALNRLHFAGRLDDQELLGQALRDADEIADRLRHAPPPVIDEQGRHRRAGLLYGSSGSALLFLRLYDATGDEAHLDAAALAIEHDLETCIHSEEDDTLLSNEGWRSMPYVGTGSAGIGVVITEYLRHRANTEFATALGRIRRAAEPEFCVCPILFHGTAGQMGFLAHLRDPGAPDPSLDRAVEAQRDHLRRHMVGLRGDIAFPGDQLMRLSMDLGTGGAGILLALAAVRDDRRPMLPFLTRH, encoded by the coding sequence ATGAAGCTCAGATATTTCGAGTACTGTCTGGCGGACAGACTCTTCTACGACGAGCCCAACCGTTGGAGTTCCGGCGAGGGCACGTATCATCATGCCTCCATCCCTGTTCCGGAGGGGTGGGCCACCGCCACCAAGGGCCCCTGGTTCAACTTCGTCAAGAAAGACACCGCCCTGCGCGAGCAGGGGTGGAAGGTCCACGTATCGGCGAATAGAGAGACCGCCCAGAAGGTACTCGACATCACCGCCGACTACTGTTTCGCAAACGGCATCGCCTTCAAATTCCTCGCCGGGGAGTCCGCACTCATATCCAGGAACCTGAAATACGCGGACCGCGGCGGCAGTGGAAAGTTCGTCACCATCTATCCGGAGGACGACGCCCAGTTGCAGCGCGTGCTGGAGGAGCTGGAGGGACCGCTCGACGGACTCGGCGGGGCCTACATCCTCAGCGACCTGCGCTGGAAGGAAGGCCCGCTCTACGTGCGCTACGGCGGTTTCTCCGAGCGCTACACCCGCAATGAGCTCGGGGAGCCCGTACCCGCGATCGAGGCGCCCGACGGGGAGCTCGTCCCGGACAAACGCGATCCGGTCTTCACCTGCCCCGACTGGGTCACGGTCCCCGACTTCCTCCGGCCGGCCGTCGAGGAACGCTTCCGGAGCAGGGCACCCGAGGGATTTCCCTACACCATCGACTCCGCCCTGCACTTCTCCAACGGCGGCGGCATCTACCTGGCCACGCGCCGCGACGACCCGGAGGGGGCCAAGGTCGTCCTCAAGGAGGCCCGACCGCACGCCGGACTCGACCAGATCGGCCGGGACGCCGTCAGCAGGCTCAAACGCGAGTACGAGTTCCTGAGGAAGCTCGCCGATGTCGACACCGTCGTCGGCGCCCACGACTACTTCGAGCTGTGGGAGCACCACTTCCTGGTCCAGGAGTACGTGGAGGGCACCACCCTCAACAAGGAGATGGTCGCCCGGCTTCCGCTGATCAGGCCGCACCAGGACGACGAGGCCCTCGCCGAGTACACCACCTGGGCACTGGACGTGGCCGCGCAGGTGGAGTCCGCGGTCTCGGGACTGCACCGCGCGGGCATCGCCTTCGGAGACCTGCACCCCAACAACGTGCTCCTGCGCGAGGACGGCCGTGTCTGCCTGGTCGACTTCGAGATCTCCACCTACACCGACAGCGAGCAGCGCATCGGCATGGGAGCCCCCGGATTCGTCCCTCCCGACGAACGCGAGGCCGTCGCCGCCGACCGCTACGCGCTGGCGTGCATCAAGCTCGCCCTGTTCCTTCCGGTGACCGTCCTGCTGACCCTGGACGCCCGCAGCGCCCCGCGCCTGGTCGAGGAGGTCGAGCAGCGCTTCCCCGTCCCCGAGGGGTGGGGGGAGGGCGTCCTGGCCGACATCGACCTCGGCCCGTCGACATGGGCGGGGACCGAGCCGGAGATGGAGCGCAGCCACGAGCTCATCCTCGGAGGGGGCGAGCGCAGACCCGACTGGCCCGCCCTGGAGGAGGCCGTCGGCCGGGGGGTGTGGGCGAACGCCACCCCGCACAGGAACGACCGCCTCTTCCCTGGTGATGTCGGCCAATTCGACTTCGGCGGACTCGGCATGGCCTACGGCGCGGCCGGTGTCCTCTACGCGATGGACGCGGCGGGGCAGGGCAGGCGCCCCGAGCACGAGGACTGGCTCGTGCGCCGGGTCCGCGAGCACCGGGGCCCGCACCGTCTGGGCTTCTACGACGGCCTGCACGGCATCGCCTTCGCACTCGACAGCCTCGGAAGGACCGCGGAAGCCCACGAGTTCCTGGAGACGGCGCAGTCCGACGGACAGGTCGCCATGTCCCATGAGCTCTTCGGCGGACTCAGCGGCGTGGCGCTCAACCGCCTCCACTTCGCCGGCCGCCTCGACGACCAGGAGCTGCTGGGGCAGGCCCTGCGCGACGCGGACGAGATCGCGGACAGGCTGCGCCATGCCCCGCCTCCCGTGATCGACGAGCAGGGCAGGCACCGCAGGGCGGGACTCCTGTACGGCTCCTCGGGCAGCGCCCTGCTCTTCCTGCGCCTCTACGACGCCACCGGGGACGAGGCCCACCTGGACGCCGCGGCCCTGGCCATCGAGCACGATCTGGAGACCTGCATCCACTCCGAGGAGGACGACACCCTCCTCTCCAACGAGGGCTGGCGCAGTATGCCCTACGTCGGAACGGGGTCCGCCGGCATCGGCGTCGTCATCACCGAGTACCTCCGCCACCGGGCGAACACGGAGTTCGCGACAGCACTGGGCCGTATCCGCCGGGCCGCCGAACCCGAGTTCTGCGTGTGCCCCATCCTCTTCCACGGCACGGCCGGACAGATGGGCTTCCTGGCCCATCTGCGCGACCCCGGCGCACCCGACCCCTCCCTCGACCGTGCCGTGGAGGCCCAGCGCGACCACCTCCGTCGCCACATGGTGGGGCTGCGCGGAGACATCGCCTTCCCCGGAGACCAGCTGATGCGGCTCTCCATGGACTTGGGCACCGGCGGCGCCGGGATCCTTCTCGCACTCGCGGCGGTGAGGGACGACCGACGACCGATGCTGCCCTTCCTGACCCGGCACTGA